A genomic segment from Leopardus geoffroyi isolate Oge1 chromosome A2, O.geoffroyi_Oge1_pat1.0, whole genome shotgun sequence encodes:
- the TMEM43 gene encoding transmembrane protein 43 isoform X1, which produces MAANYSSTSNRREHVKTTSNPQPGFLERLSETSGGMFVGLMTFLLSFYLIFTNEGRALKTATSLAEGLSLVVTPDSIHSVAPENEGRLVHIIGALRTSKLLSDPNYGVNLPAVKLRRHVEMYQWVETEESREYTEDGQVKTETRYSYNTEWRSEIVNSRNFDREIGHKNPSAMAVESFTATAPFVQIGRFFLSAGLIDKVDNFKPLSLSKLEDPHVDIIRRGDYFYHSENPKYPEVGDLRVSFSYAGLSGDDPDLGPAHVVTVIARQRGDQLLPYSTKSGDTLLLLHHGDFSAEEVFRREQKSNSLKTWGLRAAGWMAMFMGLNLMTRILYTLVDWFPVFRDLVNIGLKAFAFCVATSLTLLTVAAGWLFYRPLWALFLGCLALVPIIIARTRVPAKKLE; this is translated from the exons ATGGCCGCGAAC tattCCAGTACAAGTAACAGGAGAGAACATGTCAAAACTACAAGCAACCCCCAGCCAGGCTTCTTGGAGCGGCTCAGCGAGACCTCGGGTGGGATGTTTGTGGGGCTCATGACCTTCCTGCTCTCCTTCTACTTAATTTTCACCAATGAG GGCCGCGCACTGAAGACAGCCACCTCCCTGGCCGAGGGGCTCTCCCTTGTGGTGACCCCTGACAGCATCCACAGTGTGGCCCCAGAGAATGAGGGAAGGCTGGTGCACATCATCGGGGCCCTGCGCACGTCCAAG CTCTTGTCGGATCCAAACTATGGTGTCAACCTTCCGGCTGTGAAGCTGCGGCGACACGTGGAGATGTACCAGTGGGTGGAAACGGAGGAGTCCCG GGAGTACACCGAGGACGGGCAGGTGAAGACAGAGACAAGGTACTCCTACA ACACCGAGTGGAGGTCAGAAATCGTCAACAGCAGAAACTTCGACCGAGAGATTGGCCACAAAAACCCCAG TGCAATGGCAGTGGAGTCGTTCACGGCTACAGCCCCCTTTGTCCAAATTGGCAGATTCTTCCTCTCAGCGG GCCTCATCGACAAAGTCGACAACTTCAAGCCACTGAGCCTGTCCAAGCTGGAGGACCCGCACGTGGACATCATTCGCCGGGGAGACTATTTCTACCACAGCGAAAACCCCAAGTATCCGGAG gtcGGAGACCTGCGCGTGTCCTTTTCCTACGCGGGGCTGAGTGGCGATGACCCCGACCTGGGCCCGGCTCACGTG GTCACTGTGATTGCCCGGCAGCGGGGTGACCAGCTACTCCCATACTCCACCAAGTCTGGGGACACCTTGCTTCTCCTGCACCATGGGGACTTCTCGGCAGAG GAGGTGTTTCGTAGAGAACAAAAGAGCAACTCCCTGAAGACATGGGGCCTGCGGGCCGCCGGCTGGATGGCCATGTTTATGGGTCTCAACCTCATGACGCGGATCCTGTATACACTGG TGGACTGGTTCCCCGTCTTCCGAGACCTGGTCAACATTGGCCTAAAAGCCTTCGCCTTCTGCGTGGCCACCTCGCTCACCTTGCTGACCGTGGCTGCCGGCTGGCTCTTCTACCGGCCCCTGTGGGCCCTCTTCCTCGGCTGCCTGGCCCTGGTGCCCATCATCATTGCTCGGACCCGGGTGCCGGCCAAAAAGCTGGAGTGA
- the TMEM43 gene encoding transmembrane protein 43 isoform X2 — MFVGLMTFLLSFYLIFTNEGRALKTATSLAEGLSLVVTPDSIHSVAPENEGRLVHIIGALRTSKLLSDPNYGVNLPAVKLRRHVEMYQWVETEESREYTEDGQVKTETRYSYNTEWRSEIVNSRNFDREIGHKNPSAMAVESFTATAPFVQIGRFFLSAGLIDKVDNFKPLSLSKLEDPHVDIIRRGDYFYHSENPKYPEVGDLRVSFSYAGLSGDDPDLGPAHVVTVIARQRGDQLLPYSTKSGDTLLLLHHGDFSAEEVFRREQKSNSLKTWGLRAAGWMAMFMGLNLMTRILYTLVDWFPVFRDLVNIGLKAFAFCVATSLTLLTVAAGWLFYRPLWALFLGCLALVPIIIARTRVPAKKLE, encoded by the exons ATGTTTGTGGGGCTCATGACCTTCCTGCTCTCCTTCTACTTAATTTTCACCAATGAG GGCCGCGCACTGAAGACAGCCACCTCCCTGGCCGAGGGGCTCTCCCTTGTGGTGACCCCTGACAGCATCCACAGTGTGGCCCCAGAGAATGAGGGAAGGCTGGTGCACATCATCGGGGCCCTGCGCACGTCCAAG CTCTTGTCGGATCCAAACTATGGTGTCAACCTTCCGGCTGTGAAGCTGCGGCGACACGTGGAGATGTACCAGTGGGTGGAAACGGAGGAGTCCCG GGAGTACACCGAGGACGGGCAGGTGAAGACAGAGACAAGGTACTCCTACA ACACCGAGTGGAGGTCAGAAATCGTCAACAGCAGAAACTTCGACCGAGAGATTGGCCACAAAAACCCCAG TGCAATGGCAGTGGAGTCGTTCACGGCTACAGCCCCCTTTGTCCAAATTGGCAGATTCTTCCTCTCAGCGG GCCTCATCGACAAAGTCGACAACTTCAAGCCACTGAGCCTGTCCAAGCTGGAGGACCCGCACGTGGACATCATTCGCCGGGGAGACTATTTCTACCACAGCGAAAACCCCAAGTATCCGGAG gtcGGAGACCTGCGCGTGTCCTTTTCCTACGCGGGGCTGAGTGGCGATGACCCCGACCTGGGCCCGGCTCACGTG GTCACTGTGATTGCCCGGCAGCGGGGTGACCAGCTACTCCCATACTCCACCAAGTCTGGGGACACCTTGCTTCTCCTGCACCATGGGGACTTCTCGGCAGAG GAGGTGTTTCGTAGAGAACAAAAGAGCAACTCCCTGAAGACATGGGGCCTGCGGGCCGCCGGCTGGATGGCCATGTTTATGGGTCTCAACCTCATGACGCGGATCCTGTATACACTGG TGGACTGGTTCCCCGTCTTCCGAGACCTGGTCAACATTGGCCTAAAAGCCTTCGCCTTCTGCGTGGCCACCTCGCTCACCTTGCTGACCGTGGCTGCCGGCTGGCTCTTCTACCGGCCCCTGTGGGCCCTCTTCCTCGGCTGCCTGGCCCTGGTGCCCATCATCATTGCTCGGACCCGGGTGCCGGCCAAAAAGCTGGAGTGA
- the XPC gene encoding DNA repair protein complementing XP-C cells isoform X3, whose product MEFETYLRRMMNRFSKEVREDTHKVHLLCLLANGFYRSNICSQPDLLAIGLSIIPARFTKVPPQNVDACYLSNLVKWFIGTFTVNADLSTNEQDGLQTTLERRFAIYSARDDEELVHIFLLILRALQLPTRLVLSLQPVPLKLPTAKGKKASKERSTEGPGGSLETSSPVPENQAKPKSGKGTGQESTPSAGTGSPSTRGKRSKPAAVGKKRRGPSSSEEEERKAGGQEEGPRRRRQGRERQVASRVSYKEESGSERGSSGSDFEPSSGEGRHSSDEDSEPGLPRQRRAPGPQRTKAGSKSDSRTHRGRHPRRSGFPAASTSSSSSKSKRGKKISSDGEGAQRGTAAGRDQWLEVFCEQEEKWVCVDCVHGVVGQAVACYKYATKPMTYVVGIDGDGWVRDVTQRYDPAWMTTTRKCRVDAKWWAETLRPYQSPLVEREKKEDSEFQAKHLGQPLPTVIGTYKNHPLYALKRHLLKYEAIYPETAAILGYCRGEAVYSRDCVHTLHSRDTWLKQARVVRLGEVPYKMVKGYSNRARKARLAEPQLQDQNDLGLFGRWQTEEYQPPVAVDGKVPRNEFGNVYLFLPSMMPVGCVQLNLPNLHRIARKLDIDCVQAITGFDFHKGYSHPITDGYIVCEEYKDVLLAAWENEQALIEKKEKEKREKRALGNWKLLVKGLLIRERLKIRYGDKSEAVAAQAHAGGGLSSDEEEGTSSQAEASRILAASWPQNREAEEEQKPQCPKKTKREKKAAASHLFPFEKL is encoded by the exons ATGGAGTTTGAGACATATCTTCGGAGGATGATGAACCGTTTCAGTAAAGAAGTCCGTGAGGACACACACAAG GTTCACCTGTTGTGCCTGCTGGCAAATGGTTTCTATCGCAGTAACATCTGCAGCCAGCCAGATCTGCTTGCCATCGGCCTGTCCATCATCCCAGCTCGCTTTACCAAAGTGCCACCTCAGAACGTGGATGCCTGCTACCTGTCGAACCTGGTGAAATG GTTCATTGGAACATTTACAGTTAATGCAGACCTTTCAACCAACGAGCAAGATGGCCTACAGACCACATTGGAAAGGAGATTTGCTATTTACTCTGCGCGGGATGATGAAGAGTTGGTCCAC ATATTTTTACTGATTCTCCGGGCCCTGCAGCTCCCCACCCGACTGGTATTGTCTCTGCAGCCGGTTCCTCTGAAGTTACCTACAGCAAAG ggaaagaaagcttccaaggAGAGATCTACAGAGGGTCCCGGAGGCTCCTTGGAAACTTCCAGCCCAGTTCCGGAAAACCAAGCTAAACCCAAGAGCGGCAAGGGGACCGGACAAGAGAGCACTCCTTCTGCGGGCACTGGCAGTCCGAGCACCAGAGGGAAGAGGAGCAAGCCAGCCGCGGTTGGGAAGAAACGGCGTGGGCCCTCCTCCAGTGAGGAAGAGGAGCGCAAAgcgggggggcaggaggagggcccCCGGAGACGTCGGCAGGGCCGGGAGCGGCAGGTGGCCTCCAGGGTGTCGTACAAAGAGGAGAGTGGGAGTGAGAGGGGCAGCAGTGGCTCTGACTTCGAGCCGTCCAGTGGGGAAGGCCGTCATTCATCCGATGAGGATTCTGAGCCTGGCCTTCCCAGGCAGAGGAGGGCCCCGGGCCCCCAGAGGACAAAGGCAGGGTCTAAGAGTGACTCCAGGACCCACCGTGGAAGGCACCCTAGGCGCTCTGGCTTTCCAGCAGCGTCCACGAGCTCTTCGAGCAGTAAGAGCAAGCGAGGCAAGAAAATCTCCAGTGATGgtgagggggcacagagagggacagCGGCCGGCAGAGACCAGTGGCTAGAGGTGTTCTGTGAGCAGGAGGAAAAGTGGGTGTGTGTGGACTGTGTGCACGGTGTGGTGGGCCAGGCCGTGGCCTGTTACAAGTACGCCACCAAGCCCATGACCTACGTGGTGGGCATTGACGGTGACGGCTGGGTCCGGGATGTCACCCAGAGGTACGACCCAGCCTGGATGACCACAACCCGCAAGTGCCGAGTTGATGCCAAGTGGTGGGCTGAAACCTTGAGACCGTATCAGAGCCCGTtggtggagagggagaagaaggaggactCAGAG TTTCAGGCAAAGCACCTGGGCCAGCCTTTGCCAACGGTCATTGGCACGTATAAGAACCACCCTCTGTACGCCCTGAAGAGGCATCTCCTGAAATACGAGGCCATCTACCCCGAGACAGCCGCCATTCTGGGGTATTGTCGAGGAGAAGCTGTCTACTCCAG GGATTGCGTGCATACCCTGCACTCCCGGGACACGTGGCTGAAACAAGCGAGAGTGGTGAGGCTGGGAGAAGTGCCCTACAAG ATGGTGAAGGGCTATTCCAACCGGGCCCGGAAAGCCCGCCTCGCCGAGCCCCAGCTGCAGGACCAAAATGACCTGGGTCTGTTTGGCAGGTGGCAGACGGAGGAGTACCAGCCCCCTGTGGCTGTGGACGGCAAG GTCCCCCGGAATGAATTTGGGAACGTATACCTCTTCCTGCCCAGCATGATGCCTGTCGGCTGTGTCCAGCTGAACCTGCCCAACCTGCACCGCATAGCCCGCAAGCTGGACATTGACTGTGTCCAGGCCATCACTGGCTTCGACTTCCATAAAGGCTACTCCCATCCCAT AACTGATGGCTACATTGTCTGTGAGGAATACAAAGACGTGCTCCTGGCTGCCTGGGAAAATGAGCAGGCACTCAtcgaaaagaaggagaaggag AAAAGGGAGAAGCGGGCCCTCGGGAACTGGAAGCTGCTGGTCAAAGGACTGCTCATCAGGGAGAGGCTGAAGATTCGCTACGGGGACAAG aGCGAGGCAGTCGCTGCCCAGGCACATGCGGGAGGTGGGCTCTCTTCTGATGAAGAGGAGGGGACCAGCTCTCAGGCAGAAGCGTCCAGGATCCTGGCTGCCTCCTGGCCCCAAAACCGAGAGGCTGAAGAGGAGCAGAAGCCACAGTGCCCTAAGAAGaccaaaagggaaaagaaagcggCAGCCTCCCACCTGTTCCCATTTGAGAAGCTGTGA